In Candidatus Defluviilinea proxima, a single genomic region encodes these proteins:
- a CDS encoding sulfatase — protein sequence MQRKTTLFLQYALTILILLSTGSCGLLPKDERPNFLVIITDDQRFDTMEYMPNTQKLIFDQGVTFSSGYITTPFCCPSRASIMTGLYAHDHYVHVNTDKLYLPTLIDDLHKNGYYTGLVGKYLNSWDGEKRQEFDYWVSFYGGTVPTYYDPNLNINGKWEKKTGYMTYLFEDYAKQYLDQATKQRKPFLLFFTPNAPHAPYTPLKEDKELYPDLPPHRPPNFNEADNSDKPASIAGKPLLSEGDITTIDNTRRRQILTLTALDRSIGAIMKKLEETGELDNTVVIFLSDNGMHWGEHRMNVKSTAYEEVVKVPFAIRYPALIPTPYVENKIVANIDIAPTIYELSKTKPPKVMDGLSLIPLLNGNTDWRTSILLEAWPERGHWTAVHTSDAVYIETDNDLSEFYDLKVDPYEMDNAINDPKYQSTINELKQILQKEKEPKLSPPEEK from the coding sequence ATGCAAAGAAAAACAACTCTTTTTCTTCAATACGCACTAACAATTCTCATTCTTCTCTCCACAGGGAGTTGTGGTCTGCTTCCGAAAGATGAACGCCCGAACTTCCTCGTCATCATCACAGATGACCAGCGCTTCGACACCATGGAATACATGCCCAACACGCAGAAATTGATCTTCGATCAGGGCGTTACTTTCTCAAGCGGATATATCACCACGCCATTCTGCTGTCCGAGCCGCGCCAGCATTATGACTGGGCTGTATGCACACGACCATTATGTTCATGTCAACACAGACAAGCTCTACCTACCAACATTGATCGATGATCTACACAAAAACGGATACTACACCGGCCTGGTCGGAAAATACCTGAATTCATGGGACGGAGAAAAACGCCAAGAGTTCGACTACTGGGTTTCCTTTTATGGCGGGACAGTTCCCACTTATTACGACCCTAATTTAAACATCAACGGCAAATGGGAAAAGAAGACCGGGTACATGACTTACCTGTTTGAAGATTACGCCAAGCAATATCTCGATCAGGCCACCAAGCAAAGAAAACCCTTCCTATTGTTCTTTACTCCCAATGCGCCTCATGCACCATATACGCCTTTGAAAGAAGATAAAGAACTATACCCAGATCTGCCCCCACATCGTCCACCAAACTTTAATGAGGCAGATAACTCTGACAAACCGGCATCCATTGCCGGGAAGCCGCTACTCTCAGAAGGTGATATCACAACAATAGACAACACCCGCAGGAGGCAGATACTGACTCTTACAGCGTTGGATCGCTCGATTGGTGCGATCATGAAAAAGTTGGAGGAGACTGGCGAGCTTGATAATACAGTTGTTATCTTCCTCTCAGATAACGGCATGCACTGGGGCGAGCACCGCATGAACGTCAAAAGTACGGCCTATGAAGAAGTGGTCAAAGTTCCGTTTGCAATACGGTATCCTGCGCTGATTCCTACACCATATGTGGAAAACAAGATCGTGGCAAACATCGATATTGCTCCCACGATCTACGAGCTTTCCAAAACAAAGCCGCCCAAAGTCATGGACGGGTTATCACTGATCCCATTGCTGAATGGCAACACAGACTGGCGAACATCCATTTTGCTGGAGGCCTGGCCCGAGCGTGGACATTGGACCGCCGTCCACACCAGTGACGCCGTATACATTGAAACTGACAACGACCTTTCGGAATTTTACGATCTCAAAGTTGACCCTTACGAAATGG